Proteins found in one Brevibacillus brevis genomic segment:
- a CDS encoding alpha/beta hydrolase-fold protein produces the protein MKGQLFADVCHHRALLVYLPPSYDKSTSRFPVMYVHDGGDLFDPAFSTALDVIEDKFAEGQIPELILVGIQPENRRDDYTPWFSKAISPERNIDFGGQGDAYLLYVANECKAYIDSKYRTDPRPEKTGIIGFSLGGLISMYAAHQYPDVFTKIGSISGSYWYEGMVPFMREKKMYHPELRIYMDVGSKEGAKKQNIQKQMVPLTKEVHQILADSGFTADQLVLFMEEGADHLSKYANARFPGALQWLWNEKEEKEMELAKLIRERRSIHRFTDREVDPGLVTELMDTAVWAPNYHMTQPWRFIVTYGEGKRRIAEAVRIMKEKREIDPAKKKEVGEKFYNKIMAIPMLMTVIMEESPNLITRQDDFASTSIVIHNFSLLAWEKGIGLTWETYPWIHEPEFREAMGIRPGEKVLGNLHIGYPAAIPNAQPRIPATERITLVDKA, from the coding sequence GTGAAGGGACAATTGTTTGCAGACGTATGCCATCACCGGGCACTGCTCGTATATTTGCCGCCATCCTATGACAAGAGTACGTCCCGATTTCCCGTCATGTATGTCCATGATGGCGGTGACTTGTTTGATCCTGCGTTCAGTACTGCACTCGATGTAATCGAAGACAAGTTTGCAGAGGGACAAATTCCTGAGCTGATTCTCGTCGGCATCCAACCAGAAAACCGCCGGGATGACTATACGCCCTGGTTTTCCAAAGCGATCTCGCCTGAGCGCAACATTGATTTTGGCGGGCAAGGAGATGCGTATCTTCTTTACGTCGCCAATGAATGCAAGGCGTATATCGACAGCAAGTACAGGACAGACCCTAGGCCGGAAAAAACAGGGATCATCGGATTTTCGCTTGGTGGCTTGATCTCGATGTACGCTGCGCACCAATATCCGGATGTTTTCACGAAAATCGGCAGCATCTCGGGATCGTATTGGTATGAAGGCATGGTTCCGTTTATGCGGGAAAAGAAAATGTACCATCCCGAACTGCGCATCTACATGGATGTTGGCAGTAAGGAAGGTGCCAAAAAACAAAACATCCAGAAGCAAATGGTCCCGCTGACAAAAGAAGTGCATCAGATATTGGCTGATAGCGGCTTCACAGCAGATCAGCTCGTCCTGTTTATGGAAGAAGGGGCGGATCATTTGAGCAAATATGCAAACGCCAGATTTCCGGGGGCGTTGCAATGGCTCTGGAATGAGAAGGAGGAGAAAGAAATGGAACTGGCCAAATTGATTAGAGAGCGCCGCTCGATTCATCGCTTTACAGATCGCGAGGTAGACCCTGGGTTGGTTACAGAACTGATGGATACAGCCGTATGGGCGCCGAATTATCACATGACACAGCCGTGGCGCTTTATCGTGACGTACGGGGAAGGCAAGAGAAGAATCGCCGAGGCCGTACGGATCATGAAGGAAAAGCGGGAGATTGATCCGGCGAAAAAGAAAGAAGTCGGCGAGAAGTTTTACAATAAAATTATGGCGATTCCGATGCTAATGACGGTCATCATGGAAGAAAGTCCGAACCTGATTACCCGTCAGGACGACTTCGCTTCGACCAGCATTGTCATTCATAACTTTAGCTTGCTGGCGTGGGAAAAAGGCATCGGTCTGACGTGGGAGACGTACCCGTGGATACACGAGCCGGAATTCCGTGAAGCGATGGGCATTCGACCAGGAGAGAAGGTGCTGGGGAACTTGCATATCGGTTATCCAGCCGCGATCCCTAATGCTCAGCCGCGCATTCCTGCAACAGAGCGCATCACGCTTGTCGACAAAGCATAG
- a CDS encoding MmcQ/YjbR family DNA-binding protein, which translates to MVHEQISSMEGLKMVAAVRELAMRLPEVTEQVDAFGHTSFRVNDKPFVILGEGGTEGPSFSVKVLKTTQEILLAQEHFYKTPYIGHHGWVSILDKNVTSYGEIEDYIREGYMCAAPKRLVKQLQRRP; encoded by the coding sequence ATGGTGCACGAACAGATTTCTTCTATGGAAGGTTTGAAGATGGTAGCTGCTGTTCGCGAGCTGGCGATGCGGTTGCCAGAAGTAACGGAGCAGGTAGACGCTTTTGGACATACATCGTTTCGTGTAAACGACAAGCCGTTTGTCATTTTGGGAGAGGGGGGCACCGAAGGCCCCTCCTTTTCTGTGAAGGTGCTGAAGACGACCCAAGAGATTTTGCTTGCGCAGGAGCATTTTTATAAGACGCCGTACATCGGCCATCACGGCTGGGTTTCCATCCTGGACAAAAACGTGACAAGCTATGGTGAAATCGAGGATTACATACGGGAAGGCTATATGTGCGCGGCTCCCAAGCGATTGGTCAAGCAATTACAACGCCGCCCCTGA
- a CDS encoding sigma-54 interaction domain-containing protein, whose amino-acid sequence MDWNLQQMSKLLEVVFENAHEPMIVTDKDGKILLLNRSYREFLNVQDVIGQPVTDVIENTRMHIVGQAGVAEIADIQQIKGQNMIAHRIPIMDEGKVIAVLGTVLFQDVQELTALAAMVAQLKDELTYYKKELRRRMGATYHFDQIVGYSQKLQELKKFSQKVAKSDSTVLITGESGTGKELFAHAIHAESKRKMGPFIRVNCAAIPDSLLESELFGYEEGAFTGAVRRGKKGKFELANHGTILLDEIGDMPLPLQAKLLRVLQEKEVERVGAVRTTPIDVRVIASTNSDMLQSIKEGKFRADLYYRLNVVSLSIPPLRERLEDLPELVSNLLKQLGESTGVAVRAIDEEVWNVLRGYSWPGNVRELKNVLERALHLMEDDVLKKEHIWLPVSDEGTPASLSGPTHAVRPLKQVLEEAEQEALRQAMQQAGGNKLAAAKQLQISKSSFYEKWEKYQ is encoded by the coding sequence TTGGATTGGAATCTCCAGCAGATGAGCAAATTGCTTGAGGTCGTTTTTGAAAATGCCCATGAACCGATGATCGTAACGGACAAGGACGGAAAAATACTCTTATTGAATCGGAGCTATCGGGAATTTCTTAATGTACAGGACGTGATCGGACAGCCAGTGACGGATGTCATCGAAAACACGCGGATGCATATTGTCGGTCAGGCTGGCGTTGCCGAGATCGCCGACATTCAGCAAATAAAAGGCCAGAACATGATTGCGCATCGCATCCCGATTATGGACGAAGGAAAAGTGATTGCGGTTCTGGGAACGGTGCTGTTCCAGGATGTGCAAGAGCTCACAGCCTTGGCTGCGATGGTTGCTCAGTTGAAGGACGAATTGACCTATTATAAGAAAGAGCTGCGGCGGCGGATGGGGGCTACCTATCACTTTGACCAAATCGTTGGGTACAGTCAGAAGCTGCAGGAGCTTAAAAAATTTTCTCAGAAAGTTGCGAAAAGCGATTCGACTGTGCTCATCACGGGTGAGAGCGGGACGGGCAAGGAGCTGTTTGCCCACGCCATTCATGCCGAGAGCAAGCGCAAAATGGGTCCTTTCATTCGGGTAAATTGTGCCGCTATTCCGGATTCTTTGCTCGAATCAGAGCTGTTTGGCTATGAAGAAGGTGCGTTTACCGGAGCTGTTCGCCGCGGAAAAAAAGGAAAGTTCGAGCTAGCCAACCACGGAACCATTTTGCTGGATGAGATCGGGGACATGCCGTTGCCGCTGCAAGCCAAGCTACTGCGTGTGTTGCAGGAAAAAGAAGTCGAGCGGGTAGGTGCTGTAAGGACGACGCCAATCGATGTGCGGGTGATCGCTTCCACGAATTCGGATATGCTTCAAAGCATCAAGGAAGGGAAGTTTCGGGCGGACCTCTATTATCGGTTGAATGTCGTGTCACTCTCGATCCCTCCGTTGCGCGAGCGTCTGGAGGATTTGCCAGAGCTGGTTTCGAATCTGCTCAAACAGCTTGGCGAGTCCACTGGTGTTGCGGTTAGGGCCATTGATGAAGAGGTATGGAACGTGCTTCGAGGCTACTCCTGGCCAGGCAATGTACGGGAGTTGAAAAACGTGCTGGAACGAGCCCTGCATCTAATGGAAGACGATGTCTTGAAAAAGGAGCATATTTGGCTGCCTGTATCTGACGAAGGGACGCCCGCATCCTTGTCGGGTCCAACTCATGCCGTTCGACCATTGAAACAAGTCTTGGAAGAGGCTGAGCAGGAAGCGCTTCGCCAAGCGATGCAGCAAGCAGGGGGGAACAAGCTTGCCGCCGCCAAGCAGTTGCAAATCAGCAAGTCCAGCTTTTACGAAAAATGGGAGAAGTATCAGTAA
- a CDS encoding MFS transporter, producing MSNVLKNRYVRAILLSAFLLQIGVWVRNMAILLFVMDHTGGDPFAVSMISVAEYAPIFLFSFLAGTFADRWQPRKTMVWCEVLSALSVVGVLLTFVFGSWKAIFFATLISAILSQFSQPSGMKLFKLHVPSEQLQVGMSAYQTIFAIFMVFGPIVGTFVFQQWGMEVAMVITAVAFLSAAGVLYLLPPDRIEKGEQQETALLGEMVSGIRYVFSSRVLSMLGFCFLAVGFSLGMIQPLGIFIVTEQLQLPKESLQWLITAQGVGMIAGGAMTMAAAKTIPPQKLLVMGLLGNAVAVAICGMSTNLWLTLVAQFIAGLLLPSIQIGINTMLLKNTDSTFIGRVNGILTPLFTGSMVVMMSITGVLKLYLPLAVIYGIAAFLMIIGLSFILPLYRMREGNVVQSTEQTGV from the coding sequence ATGTCAAATGTTTTGAAAAACCGCTATGTCAGGGCTATTTTGTTATCAGCATTTCTGTTGCAAATCGGAGTATGGGTTCGCAACATGGCGATTCTGCTCTTTGTGATGGATCATACAGGAGGAGATCCGTTCGCGGTATCCATGATTTCTGTGGCGGAGTATGCGCCAATTTTTCTGTTTTCCTTTCTTGCTGGTACGTTTGCCGACCGCTGGCAACCGAGAAAAACGATGGTCTGGTGTGAGGTGCTTAGTGCTCTATCGGTTGTCGGAGTGCTGCTTACCTTCGTTTTCGGCTCGTGGAAGGCTATCTTTTTTGCCACACTCATTTCAGCCATTCTCTCTCAGTTTTCCCAACCGTCCGGAATGAAGCTGTTCAAGCTGCATGTACCTAGTGAACAGCTCCAGGTAGGAATGTCCGCATACCAGACTATTTTCGCGATCTTCATGGTATTTGGTCCGATTGTCGGTACGTTTGTGTTCCAGCAATGGGGGATGGAGGTTGCCATGGTCATCACTGCGGTTGCGTTTCTATCTGCGGCCGGTGTCCTGTATTTGTTGCCGCCAGATCGCATCGAGAAAGGAGAGCAGCAAGAAACGGCACTGCTTGGCGAGATGGTTAGCGGGATTCGGTATGTGTTCTCCAGTCGCGTATTGTCAATGCTTGGCTTTTGCTTTTTGGCTGTGGGCTTCTCATTGGGAATGATTCAGCCGCTTGGGATTTTTATTGTGACCGAACAACTGCAATTGCCAAAAGAAAGCTTGCAATGGTTAATCACCGCCCAAGGTGTGGGGATGATTGCTGGAGGGGCCATGACGATGGCAGCCGCCAAAACGATTCCACCGCAAAAGCTGTTGGTCATGGGACTCCTTGGAAACGCGGTCGCAGTAGCGATTTGCGGGATGTCTACGAATCTGTGGTTGACGCTTGTTGCTCAGTTCATCGCGGGATTGCTCTTGCCCTCCATTCAAATTGGGATCAACACCATGCTGCTTAAAAACACAGACAGTACCTTTATCGGTCGGGTGAATGGGATACTAACCCCGTTGTTTACAGGCTCCATGGTCGTCATGATGAGTATTACGGGGGTATTGAAGCTGTATCTTCCGCTCGCAGTCATATATGGGATCGCCGCATTCCTGATGATCATTGGTCTCAGCTTTATTTTGCCACTTTATCGTATGAGAGAAGGAAACGTGGTGCAAAGTACAGAACAGACTGGTGTATAA
- a CDS encoding FecCD family ABC transporter permease, with protein sequence MQSKKATSMIILAVSPVVILLTILLSIHYGAKSIDPGTIYQAFFAFDEGNVDHQIVMHSRLPRVLGALMIGAFLAISGALMQGMTRNYLASPSIMGVSDGSVFAVTLCMVFIPSATSVTMITMSLIGSALAVAMVLAFSRLLPNGLTPVGMAVIGTITGTFLSSISAAISTYFQVSQNVSFWYNARLHLLEPELVKLAVPFAIVGIVLALLLSKSITILSLGDEVSRGLGQRTVMVKVLATTAVVILTGISVALAGKIAFVGLIIPHITRFLVGLDYRWIIPCAGLLGGIFLALSDVLSRFMNSPFETPIGVVTAFIGVPFFLYLIYKRGGGKHA encoded by the coding sequence ATGCAATCCAAAAAAGCAACTTCTATGATCATACTAGCTGTTTCGCCAGTGGTGATCCTCCTTACAATCTTGCTCTCCATTCATTACGGAGCCAAGTCGATTGATCCCGGGACCATTTATCAAGCTTTCTTTGCCTTTGATGAAGGGAATGTCGATCATCAAATTGTCATGCACTCTCGTTTGCCAAGAGTATTGGGTGCACTCATGATCGGAGCATTCTTAGCGATATCAGGAGCGTTGATGCAGGGGATGACGAGGAATTACCTCGCGTCCCCCTCTATAATGGGCGTGTCTGACGGTTCGGTCTTTGCTGTTACGCTGTGCATGGTTTTCATTCCATCCGCTACGAGCGTCACGATGATTACCATGTCCCTGATCGGTTCAGCACTTGCGGTTGCGATGGTTCTCGCTTTTTCGCGACTATTGCCGAATGGCTTGACGCCAGTAGGGATGGCGGTCATTGGCACAATTACGGGCACCTTTTTGAGCAGCATTTCAGCCGCGATTTCTACTTATTTTCAAGTCTCGCAAAACGTTAGCTTTTGGTACAATGCAAGGCTGCATCTCTTGGAGCCTGAATTGGTGAAGCTGGCGGTTCCTTTTGCCATCGTCGGTATAGTCCTGGCGCTTCTTTTGTCCAAATCGATCACGATCTTGTCCTTGGGCGACGAAGTATCTCGCGGCCTCGGACAGAGAACGGTGATGGTCAAAGTGCTGGCAACGACCGCTGTTGTCATTCTGACAGGCATTTCCGTAGCGTTGGCAGGAAAAATCGCCTTTGTCGGGCTGATTATTCCGCATATTACTCGCTTTTTGGTAGGTCTCGATTATCGGTGGATCATTCCATGTGCGGGATTACTGGGCGGCATTTTCCTGGCCTTGTCTGACGTTCTCAGCCGATTTATGAACAGTCCATTTGAGACCCCAATCGGTGTGGTAACGGCCTTTATTGGCGTTCCGTTCTTCCTCTATTTGATTTACAAGAGAGGAGGGGGAAAGCATGCCTGA
- a CDS encoding FecCD family ABC transporter permease, whose protein sequence is MPDRKARFRLLLLVNIALIFLAIYISLTNGVFDMTVLDVIQTLLRIDPVAEYDLVIFDFRLPRIVIAALVGFGLGVAGTVIQGITRNGLADPGILGINAGAGAAIVAFMFFFGGQFMEASWYSIMAMPLFGLTGGLLAAGLIYLFAWRNGALDPQRLILVGIAIGSGLGAVSLYLSLKMNPNDFEMATVWLSGSIWSANWTHIAGMLPWLVILIPVLMRKVHILDLLQLGEESVKNLGVSVEKERNILLLSSIGIVSACVSVSGGIGFVGLMAPHIAKRLTGIQHRYVLLLSGTIGMLMVVAADFIAKTVFTPLELPVGIVISIIGVPYFFYLLSRRKK, encoded by the coding sequence ATGCCTGATCGAAAAGCTAGATTTCGTTTGCTGTTACTGGTCAACATCGCCTTGATTTTTCTGGCGATTTATATCAGCCTGACCAACGGTGTATTTGACATGACGGTGTTGGATGTCATCCAGACGTTATTGCGTATCGATCCTGTAGCGGAATACGATTTGGTTATTTTCGATTTTCGCCTGCCGCGGATCGTTATTGCGGCGTTGGTCGGATTTGGCTTGGGGGTCGCTGGTACCGTCATTCAGGGGATCACCCGTAACGGGCTGGCTGATCCGGGGATTTTGGGCATTAATGCTGGGGCAGGAGCCGCTATCGTCGCCTTTATGTTTTTCTTCGGTGGACAATTTATGGAGGCGAGTTGGTATTCCATCATGGCCATGCCTTTGTTCGGTTTGACAGGCGGATTGCTTGCGGCTGGACTGATTTATCTATTCGCCTGGCGTAACGGGGCGCTTGACCCACAACGACTGATTTTGGTGGGGATCGCAATTGGCTCCGGATTGGGTGCTGTGTCTCTGTATCTTTCGTTAAAAATGAATCCCAATGATTTTGAAATGGCAACCGTATGGCTCTCGGGCAGTATTTGGAGTGCCAACTGGACGCATATTGCGGGGATGCTGCCATGGCTAGTCATACTCATTCCTGTTTTGATGCGCAAGGTGCATATTCTCGATTTGCTTCAACTGGGCGAGGAGTCTGTCAAGAATCTCGGTGTGTCCGTCGAAAAGGAGCGCAATATTCTCCTGCTGTCGAGTATCGGGATCGTGAGCGCGTGTGTCTCGGTTTCCGGAGGCATCGGATTCGTCGGTTTGATGGCACCGCATATTGCGAAGCGTTTGACGGGAATCCAGCACAGGTATGTTCTCCTCCTGTCAGGGACAATCGGGATGCTCATGGTAGTGGCAGCGGATTTTATCGCCAAAACTGTGTTCACCCCCCTTGAACTGCCAGTGGGTATCGTCATTTCGATCATCGGTGTACCGTATTTCTTCTATTTACTAAGTAGAAGAAAAAAATAA